The following coding sequences are from one Triticum aestivum cultivar Chinese Spring chromosome 5A, IWGSC CS RefSeq v2.1, whole genome shotgun sequence window:
- the LOC123105549 gene encoding 40S ribosomal protein S2-3 isoform X2 codes for MADRGGERGVGERGGFGRGFGRGGRGDRGGRRGGRRGPRQEEEKWVPVTKLGRLVKEGRFTKMEEIYLHSLPVKEHQIVETLCPGLKDEVMKITPVQKQTRAGQRTRFKAFVVVGDSNGHVGLGVKCAKEVATAIRGAIILAKLSIVPVRRGYWGNKIGLPHTVPCKVTGKCGSVTVRMVPAPRGSGIVAARVPKKVLQFAGIDDVFTSSRGSTKTLGNFVKATFDCLMKTYGFLTPDFWRETTFTKAPYQEFTDILVKPTKALMLDAPVEKIEA; via the exons ATGGCGGACCGCGGCGGCGAGCGTGGTGTCGGCGAGCGCGGCGGCTTCGGGCGCGGCTTCGGTCGCGGCGGGCGCGGGGACCGTGGCGGGCGCCGCGGCGGCcgccgtggccctcgccaggaggaGGAGAAGTGGGTGCCCGTCACCAAGCTCGGCCGCCTCGTCAAGGAGGGCCGCTTCACCAAGATGGAGGAGATCTACCTACACTCGCTCCCCGTCAAGGAGCACCAGATCGTGGAGACGCTCTGCCCGGGGCTCAAGGACGAGGTGATGAAGATCACCCCGGTGCAGAAGCAGACCCGCGCCGGGCAGCGCACCCGCTTCAAGGCCTTCGTCGTCGTCGGCGACAGCAACGGCCACGTCGGCCTCGGCGTCAAGTGCGCCAAGGAGGTGGCCACGgccatccgcggcgccatcatccTCGCCAAGCTCTCGATCGTGCCCGTCAGGAGGGGCTACTGGGGGAACAAGATCGGCCTGCCCCACACCGTGCCCTGCAAGGTCACCGGCAAGTGCGGCTCCGTCACCGTGCGCATGGTGCCCGCCCCCAGGGGTTCCGGAATCGTCGCCGCCcgcgtccccaagaaggtgctgcAGTTCGCCGGGATCGATGATGTCTTCACTTCCTCGCGTGGATCCACCAAGACCCTTGGCAACTTCGTCAAG GCTACCTTTGACTGCCTGATGAAGACCTATGGATTCCTCACCCCTGACTTCTGGAGGGAGACAACCTTCACCAAGGCGCCATACCAGGAGTTCACCGACATCTTGGTGAAGCCGACCAAGGCCCTGATGCTTGATGCACCAGTCGAGAAGATAGAAGCTTAG
- the LOC123105549 gene encoding 40S ribosomal protein S2-3 isoform X1: MADRGGERGVGERGGFGRGFGRGGRGDRGGRRGGRRGPRQEEEKWVPVTKLGRLVKEGRFTKMEEIYLHSLPVKEHQIVETLCPGLKDEVMKITPVQKQTRAGQRTRFKAFVVVGDSNGHVGLGVKCAKEVATAIRGAIILAKLSIVPVRRGYWGNKIGLPHTVPCKVTGKCGSVTVRMVPAPRGSGIVAARVPKKVLQFAGIDDVFTSSRGSTKTLGNFVKATFDCLMKTYGFLTPDFWRETTFTKAPYQEFTDILAKPTKALMLDAPAEKIEA, encoded by the exons ATGGCGGACCGCGGCGGCGAGCGTGGTGTCGGCGAGCGCGGCGGCTTCGGGCGCGGCTTCGGTCGCGGCGGGCGCGGGGACCGTGGCGGGCGCCGCGGCGGCcgccgtggccctcgccaggaggaGGAGAAGTGGGTGCCCGTCACCAAGCTCGGCCGCCTCGTCAAGGAGGGCCGCTTCACCAAGATGGAGGAGATCTACCTACACTCGCTCCCCGTCAAGGAGCACCAGATCGTGGAGACGCTCTGCCCGGGGCTCAAGGACGAGGTGATGAAGATCACCCCGGTGCAGAAGCAGACCCGCGCCGGGCAGCGCACCCGCTTCAAGGCCTTCGTCGTCGTCGGCGACAGCAACGGCCACGTCGGCCTCGGCGTCAAGTGCGCCAAGGAGGTGGCCACGgccatccgcggcgccatcatccTCGCCAAGCTCTCGATCGTGCCCGTCAGGAGGGGCTACTGGGGGAACAAGATCGGCCTGCCCCACACCGTGCCCTGCAAGGTCACCGGCAAGTGCGGCTCCGTCACCGTGCGCATGGTGCCCGCCCCCAGGGGTTCCGGAATCGTCGCCGCCcgcgtccccaagaaggtgctgcAGTTCGCCGGGATCGATGATGTCTTCACTTCCTCGCGTGGATCCACCAAGACCCTTGGCAACTTCGTCAAG GCTACCTTTGACTGCCTGATGAAGACCTATGGATTCCTCACTCCTGACTTCTGGAGGGAGACAACCTTCACCAAGGCGCCGTACCAGGAGTTCACCGACATCTTGGCGAAGCCGACCAAGGCCCTGATGCTTGATGCACCAGCTGAGAAGATAGAAGCTTAG